The following DNA comes from Rhodopseudomonas boonkerdii.
TGGCTCGATGCAGAGAAATGCGGCGCCGGACGGCTTGGACCAGAGGCCGAGCTGCGGGAAGCCATCCCAGGCGAAAGTAATCGTCGGCGCCCCCGGCGCCCGATAGCGCAAAGACCGACTCGCGATCCGGTCGAAGATCATCGCATCCTTCGCGAACAAGGCTTCTGACAGCGCAAGCGTATCGCCTTGCACCGCCGTCGCCTCGGCCTCCGGCAGCAGCAACCCGCCATCGAGCCGACGGATCGGTGCCGGCTCGGGGTTTGCGAACGCAACGCTGTGCGCGTTCTTCGCGACACCGTCCGCGAGCGGCCAATGAAACGCCGGATGCGCACCAATCGAGGTCGGCAGCGTTTCGTCGCCCGTATTGGTGATGGCATAGCCGATCACCAATTCATCGCCCTCGACGACATAGGAGACGTCCAGCCGGAACGCGAATGGATATTTCGCCCGGCTTTCGGCATTGTCTGATAGCGACAACACACACAACGTCTTCTCACGCGCGATCCAGGCAAAGCGCTGGTCACGTGCGAAGCCATGCTGCGTCATCGGATAGGCTTGGCCGCGATGCCTGAGCACATCGCCTTTCAGCCGCCCGACGATCGGAAACAGGATCGGCGCATGACGGGGCCATTCCGGGCCGGCCTGCCATAGCACTTCCCGCCCGTCCGCATTTTTCAGCGAACACAACTCAGCGCCATCCGCCTTGATGGTCGCCATCACCCGGCCGTTGCTGATGGTGAAATGATCGTCGGACATCGGCACCTCTCAAGAGCATCACCCGGCGAAGCGCAGCGAAATCCGGGAACCGGCGTTTCAACGATCTCGACATTCCCGCATGATGCTGCGCT
Coding sequences within:
- a CDS encoding aldose 1-epimerase family protein — encoded protein: MSDDHFTISNGRVMATIKADGAELCSLKNADGREVLWQAGPEWPRHAPILFPIVGRLKGDVLRHRGQAYPMTQHGFARDQRFAWIAREKTLCVLSLSDNAESRAKYPFAFRLDVSYVVEGDELVIGYAITNTGDETLPTSIGAHPAFHWPLADGVAKNAHSVAFANPEPAPIRRLDGGLLLPEAEATAVQGDTLALSEALFAKDAMIFDRIASRSLRYRAPGAPTITFAWDGFPQLGLWSKPSGAAFLCIEPWHGYASPAGFDGEFGDKPGVMHIVAGETRNFTQRIGFVQ